The Posidoniimonas polymericola genome includes the window TGCGTGTCCGTGGAGCCGCCGAGGCGATCGACTTCTACGGCCGAGCATTCGGCGCGGTTGAGAGTTTCCGACTGTCGGAGCCTTCGGGCAGGGTCGGTCACGCCGAACTCAGGTTTGGCGATCACACGATCATGCTCTCAGACGAGTACCCAGAGTACGGCGTCCACGGGCCGCAGGCGTTCGGCGGGACCGGCTCGTCGGTGCACCTGCATGTCGACGACGTCGA containing:
- a CDS encoding VOC family protein, which encodes MRVRGAAEAIDFYGRAFGAVESFRLSEPSGRVGHAELRFGDHTIMLSDEYPEYGVHGPQAFGGTGSSVHLHVDDVDALSAQAVAAGATLLMEPADQFYGERSAKLLDPFGHEWLLGSPIEDVSPEEMQRRFDEMCGGGQ